TTGACGAATGGGGTGAATCCATTGataaacaatcaatttcaggTGTATTGGATCCAGCAGAACAAGGAATTTATGCTGCCAAAGTTGTCAACGATGGTCTCGAGCGTAAAATAGTGTTGATCCCTGTTGATTCAACTGCACAACTACGTacatctttcaaatacattgatgatttagatAAAGAAACATTACAACAGCGGAAATTGGAAGCGCAACAAGAAAGACATCAAGAACGAGCAAATGTACAAATTTTACAAACTGCTGCTAAACATTCGACTCAGAATCAAGATGCTCATAGTCATTCTTTGGGTGATTCATTGAAATCCATGAAGAGATTCGATGAAGAGGAATGGAAGCGTTTGTCTTGGAAAACAGAAGATGTTCTGGTTGAGAGTTTGAAACTGCAATTGAGGGACGGGGCTGATGGGATCCAATTAAAGAATGAGACAACTTATAGTGAATTTATAGACCATTTATATAGCTAAAGAAGTGTACGCTTTTCTAGTAGTTGAACTCGTTATTCGATTTGACTGCCAATTTCGCCATTCTCAACATTTTTTTCCTTGGATCCTCTTTCTTCACTCTTCTCGAACCTCCATCTATACCTTCAAGATGCTTATCACTATTCTTCCCCGATTTTTTACCCAAATTTTTTGGCGTTTCTCTCAAACCAAAACTTTTCGCTAAATGACCCAAATGTAACAACTTCAcattaaaaaaatttctctCTTGTGATAAATGAGTTGCATATGCCCTAATATGTGATGTAAACGCAAGACTTGCCTTTGATAATGCTGCTGAATCCTCCAAAAGCCATCTTTCTACTTCCAAATGCCACGTTGTGGCATGGATATCCCAGTTTCCCAATTTATCATGTTTGTTTTTACCAGTTGCATTCTTTTCAGAAAATGCTTGTTGTAGAACCTTTTCATAGTTTGTGATTCGCAAGTTTTCTTCACGTGGATGTacaactttcaatttggcaTCGATGTAACCCTCTTCTAAACCTGGCAATAAAAATAATGTAGCTTCACCTTTGTTACCTACTCTTGCTGATCTACCAATTCTATGTAAATGATCATCAATAGTGAAGGGTGCATCATATTCAATGACGTTGGCAATTTTAGGTAAATCTAACCCTCTTGATGCAACATCTGTACAAAAGAGAACCTTGTGTGGGAATCTCAGATCGTCCTTTATGAATTGCtgcaaaattgaagttCTTATTTGCTGCGATAAGGATCCATGAAGTTTATAAATTGTTGTGTTGTCATGGATGATCGGAGCTGTCAACTCAGAATCGTCCACATCGTTTTCATCAGTGCTATCCTCAGGAGAAACCAAGATAGTCCTAACTTCTCCTGTTTCATCATCCTTCACTTTTTTGAGTTTTTTACCATCTCTAGTAAACACATCAAAGTGATAGTTGACGGAATCGGAGCATGAATAGAAAACCATGCTTCTAGATGGAGCATTGTTCTGTTCAATCTTTTTGGCAATGTTGACAAGACATGCATCGAGAGTTACTAATCTTAACTTTGGTGGCACAATCAATACatcttgaatcaattgatctgGCGCAAAGGATTCATGCTCATTGGAATTACCAGTGGCTTCtccatcaacatcatcatcaaacaagataGTACCCTCAACCTCTCTATCTACAGATATCATTTCAGGGTCTTGAAGTATTATACTTCCCAATTGCTTCACATTGTTTTGCAAGGTAGCCGAACACAACATGTTTATTCTCCTTGTGGGTAATCCTTGCCATTTATCAACAGTCTCAGCAATTTTTGAACTCTGATCGATAATTCTTGTGATCTTTGATATAGTCTCTTCAAATCCCAACTCTACTAATTTATCACCTTCGTCAAGAACCAAATACCTCAATTGGCTAATATCCAAGGACTTTGTGTTCTCCAAGTGATCAGCTAGTCGACCTGGTGTAGCCACCAATATATTCACCCCCTTTCTCAATCTGGCTTTTTcacttttcttcttttcacCTCCAATCACAATTCCAGGAACTAAAGTGTGATAACATCGAGTTAAACTTTCCAACACTGAATAGATCTGATTAGCAAGCTCCCTTGTAGGTGTCAAAATGATAGCAAATACTCCTGAATCTCTTGTAATTTTGTGCTTAttctccatcatcaatttgtgAAATATAGGTAATATGAAAGCCATAGTTTTACCAGACCCAGTCTGTGCTTTCACAAATAAATCGCGCTGAGTCGTTAAAAGGTTCGGTACGACTAGCTTTTGGATCTTTGTTGGGTATTTGAATCTTTGGTGTTCTGTGAGATGAATAGATAGCTTTTCGTTGATTCCAAGCCCAAGGAACGTAGTTGCACCTTTAACCGGAGCGTTTGACGGCAAGTAGGTTTTCTCTTCATTGCCAGGTTTTGTTTCGGTTACTGTCTGCACTGCAGTTTCATTATTGGTGAATAAAGATGACACATATGAGTTATTCTTTCCGCCTGATTGTCCTTTAGTTTCAGGAAATTTGGCTCTCTTAAATTCGCTCGGGACAGATTCATTTGCTTTCGGTCTTGTATCTTCATCTGGTTTTCGTTTCGGTAATCGTGGTTTCTCAATCCCGATACTGTTGACACCCTTGACctttttctcctttgtTCTTCCTTGTAAAGATAATTGCAACTTTCTGCGGTCTTTCCATCGACCACCTtttactttgaaatttttagtAACAGGCGTAGTACTGCTATCACTTGCATCGGGTATCGCAAAGTTTAGCAATAATCCATCGTCGTCACTCATTGCCGTGTACAGTTTCTTTATAATGTGATACTTTGCATCAAATCTTCACGCATCTCATCGCAAGACAAATTCTGGAGACAAGAGCTACCAGGTGATGTATCTTATGAAGAGTATACTATTATTACTATGAGGGGGCATTTAGATTACATTATCTATCTAGTTAGCTCTATTCAAATGCTTCATTTACTCTCGTGTTCTCTTCTATACCCCTCAATTTGCCATAAACCATGATTTTCACCCAAAACGAATCCAATTGTCTTTTTCTCATAGTAATCATAAGCAAGGACCAAATTATCGATGATGTCATCCAACAAGACTGCCTTCCCAATAGCAATTCCATCACCCAAACCAGGATGGTGAACATTGACAATGTGCAAATGGAAATGGTAATAGCTTGGATGGTAGTGCACAAAcactttcaattgatcttggGCAATATCGTAAGTTTCAAATGCAACAGACTTAACTTTGTCTTGGATCcttttcaaccaatttatGTGAGATCCATTCAAGTCTCGCAATGATGATATATCTTTCTTGTTGACAATGCAACACAAGTacaaattttccaaattgacCTTATCCCACTTCATGTCTGGTAATAAAACAAACCCCTCATCACTATGGTCGTGATAGATGACTGACTCCAGCTCCTTGCCGTGGAATAGAATGTTGTAAACCCACTGGAGTCTGTCACCTTTCATTTTTTCCATGTATGGTATCACATACTTTTGATACATTTCTGGAGTCTCTCTCACATAATGTAACCCTTGATTGTCGTATTTCCTTATATGAGTTTCGGTAGCGGGGTAGATTAAGTTGACTTTGGCTGCTGGTAATTGCTGCAAGTCCTGATTTAGTAACGCCTTACCCCAATTGTAAACATCATTCGAATTGATGGTTGATACAGTGTCTATCAAATGTGAAATGCCATTGCTTGAATTTATTGAGTCAACATTGAACAcagatttttcaataatgagGATGGCGCGCTCATCAAGGATACGTCCAAGAATAGCAACCGTCTTCGATTGAGTAtctgatttcaacaatcgTTCAAATTGGAACTGCTGTACTAGCTTATTCAAATCACTCATCGCTGAACCGTAAAGGCGAGATATGTCCCACGGTGCGAAACTAAAATTGAACTATGCAATAGGATATTCACATTAGGAtacttctttctttctACACATATCTACAAACTCTCAtaatcttcattatcactCATATCGATACATATCCAGCTCGGCCATGCAATCTCATCTCTCAATATTCCTCGTAGCTGCTCCATTAAAAACTTTTCCACTTTACCAACATTTCTCAACACGTTATTCTCAACTTCTCCAATTTCACTCTCAATCTTGATCTTCTTTATAATGTCAATACGTTCTTTGTTATGTTGATCATGGAAGTAATAATCGACGATATTTCCACCAGGCGTGGAGGCATTCGAGCCAAGACCATCAAAGTCATCATTCACATCACATAAAAACGAGAGATATACTGAATTATTGAGGTACGCTATTGTAGCGATGGAATGGATTACCAAATCCGTGACGTGAAGCTTAATAGGTAAGGAAATGAATTTGGGCGATGGGTAATTCACAAGTAAAGTAACTAACAAATCAATGTGCATATCTCCCTTGTAATTGATCTCAACAATGAATTGGATATCATTTACTCCTGCCTTTGATTGGTTTTTGGTCTCGGACTTGCTTGAAATTTTCGGAATGACTCGAGAAGATAAAATGTTAGGATTTAGTATATGTGTCGGCGTTTCTGTACCAGTCCCCCCACCAGTTGCATTAGCTGAACCAAGGATACCGCTCATTCCGTACGGGTGTAACACTGATTGGAATGACTCTTTGGACCGATTGAGAGCGGGAGGACAAAAAGTTCCTGAATTTGATATCTGTGTTGGGTGTTGCGAAGTGTATTGTTCATCGGAAACGTCAAGCATCGATATACCTTCTGCAATAGTAGATAGTTTGTCTTGGGTATTGTCGTCGTCATAttcttcatcctcttcatcgtcCGATTCACTACCCTTTTGCTGGTCATTTGGAAAGGGgaattcttcttcctccttcagtacatcatcatcctcagCATTATAAAAATCAGGGAAAGGATCGCCAATGTGTCGTATCGTAATCTCTGGTGGGATATCACCTAAGCTAAATTCCACAACTTGTAAATTCGAAATATAAGACGGCAAGGTCAAGTTCTGAAGTTGCTCATGGAGAAACTCCTTAATCGAGTTGCTGATTTCGGCATCACTCCTTAATTTGTCCCAATTGATGTCGAAAGACATTTGCCCATGGTACCAAATAGTGAGGGGCTTGTGAATGAAAAGTTGTTCATGGCGCTACCAAAGCTCAAACATACTGCGAAGTTTATGCACTGAATCAACCTACTCGAGAATTTCTGCACCAATGCTTAATACATACTCTATATAATATCAGCAAGTGCTTTTTCTAGACACAGCAAATCAAAATAGTCtgtgttttcaatctttcGTATCTCAACACATTGAACTCCACGTGAGTTCAACAAATCCacatcaacttcaattttcaGATCAGACATGTATATCAAGTGTGTAACCACCTTGTTCCACGAAAGATGTCCAGTATCcaagttttgatttctcaAGGAATATTCTGTAGATTCAACTATAACTTTTATGAAATCGTAAGCGGTCATCCCAAACGTCTCCCTATCAAGACATCCATTTAGTagcaaaattttgtttttgcatttgCCTGTAGTAATTGCTTTGCCTACACCCTTTAATACCAAAACAGGCACAATACTTGTCATTAATGAACCGATAGAATAAATCAACGTATCACTATTTGCAATGGTTGAAGTGACTCTTCCGTTTGCAGTGGGGCAAATTTCTTCTCCATATGGAGAGACGTAGAATATTCTCTTTATGGGGGATAGCAAAGGCTCTATAGATTCcagtttgttgaaatgCAATTGggactttttcaactcgGGATGTGTGTATTGAGGAACATTCCCCgattcttcttcctctgAATCTGAAAATGTCGATACGCTTGACTCTACGCTCAACCTTCGTTGATGGCGTTGTTTGCTgatttcaacttcattgatGGGTACTTCTGCATCGGTAAAGTAATTTGTCCTCAATGCGTCATCCGAGGGAGTTGGTGGTCTTGTTTTGTGTATCGGAGGAGGATACTCTTGCGAGGTTGATGGATGCGAAATCTGTGACTGTCCTGTTATGATCAACCCATTCTCTAATAACGCACTAATATGATAGGTGAAATTTGTGTTTATGCATGGCAAAACTTGAATATTGGTGTTTATGTCAgtcaatttacaaaatagTTCAATGGAGGAGTCCAATGACCCAATGAATAAACGAACACCTGTCAAAAACATATTTCCCACGCTAGCCAATTCATATCTAAACTGCctctttgttgattgatgtaTTCTTGaccttttcaacaactctaCATGAAGATGTACAAAAAAGCTTCGAAAGATTTCCTTTGTACTAGAACTTATTGGTGTCCACAATTCATGCGTTCCTTCGACGATATCATTCCATTGATGCTTGGCAATTTGCGGATCCAGTGATAATCTAAACGTAAGCAACTGTTTGATATGTTCCTGATGTGGCGGAATCAACCTTGTCAATCTAGACCGTATATCACCTATAGCTGGACCACCAATGACACGAATCAATTCGGACGTGGAACCTCCATTATCagaaattggcaaaatatATGAAGTCTTGTTATTTTTGGATAAGTTGGAAAATAAAGGCGTCAATTCATTGGTGGCTGTACCACCCGATATTACTGTAATTTTAGGCATAATGTGAGAAAATGAAAGTCCATTTTAATGTTGACCTGTTGTTTACAGAGTGTAAAAATAGAGTTTAAACTCCGCGACTAATTAAGCGCCGTACCTGGATTTAGGCTTGGGTGCGAAAGGAGCTACCCTCTCAGGAAGGACATTCCAACGTAAACAAAGGTTGATTCAAGAACATTTTAACCATATCCTATTAGTTACAATACAGAAGTGGTGGTATACCCCCATTCTACTTACTTATTGACTGgaatttttgcaaccatttCCTCGTTTGGGGTTCTTATAGCTATTTGGattttttgtaaaataaACCATTTAAAGAAACAAGATCTTTGTCTACACTCCCTTCTCTTATATGGTACACCACTTCCCTCCTTTGTGCTTGGGTTTGCCGGTTGTACCCTTGCAATTAGCCTATCCTACAACCATGCCCTGGTCTGAGATTTACGCACGAGCTATGAAAATTTTTAGGctattcaatgattttggtCAATGCACTAccaagagaaaaaaaattttcatcaactctCATAGTAAAAATTAGtccaaaaatttttcacttttcaCATCTCCCTTCCTTGTTCattacatcaacaaacaaaatccaTACAACATGTCTGATCAAGAAGTTTTAGTTTTGAGAGGTACCTTGGAAGGTCACAACGGTTGGGTCACTTCATTGGCCACCACCCCAGTCCACCCAGATTTGTTATTGTCTGGTTCAAGAGACAAGACCTTGATCAAATGGAAATTGACCGGTGGTGAAGACAACCAATACGGTGTTCCTCAAAAATCATTCAAGGGTCACTCACACATTGTCCAAGATGTCACTATCAGTGCTGATGGTGCTTACGCTTTGTCTGCTTCTTGGGATAAGACCTTGAGATTGTGGGACTTGGAATCTGGTAAAACCACCAGATTCGTTGGTCACAAAGGTGATGTCTTGTCTGTCTCAATTGCCAAGAATTCTAGACAAATTGTTTCTGCTTCAAGAGACAAGACCGTTAAGGTTTGGAACACCATTGGTGAATGTATGGCTACTTTGACCGGCCACAACGACTGGGTCTCAGCTGTCAGAATCTCACCATCTGGTAACAACTCATTGGTCATCTCAGCTTCATGGGATAAGACTGTTAAGGTATGTtttaactttttttttttacccatgttcaatttcaagtgATGATTATCCTATATTTGCTACTTCAGACGTTGCTTTAGCTTCGAATGAGACATATCTTTATCACCAAGATCTctgattgaaattgaaatagCTTTTTGAGCTCATTTTACTAACTTTTATTTTAGTCATGGGATTTGACCGACTACTCTACCAACGCTGACTTCATTGGTCACACCGGTTACATTTCATGCATCACTTTGTCCCCAGATGGATCATTGTGTGCTTCTGCTGGTAAAGATGGTGTCATCATCTTGTGGGATTTGAACTCAAACAAGACTTTGTACACCTTGGACGCTAAGGCTGAAGTTCACGCCTTGGCTTTCTCACCAAACAGATACTGGTTGGCTGCTGCTACCACCACTGGTATCAAGATCTTCAAATTGCAAGAAAGATCattgttggatgaattgaaaccagAATTTGCTATTGGTGCTAACGCCAAGGACCCAGAAGCCATCTCATTGGCCTGGTCTGCTGATGGTCAAAACTTGTTTGCTGGTTACACTGACAACCTCATCAGAGTCTGGCAAGTCATGACCCCATCAGCTTAAATCTGAGGGTGGATGCTGTAATATagagatttgaaaaggGAAATCTGTATAAGGTCTTTCTATAATATATACTTTATTTCGGGTTAAATGTGCTACTCTATCAAATAGATTTTACCACTAGCACTTCCTCCCACCGCCCAGTTTTGTGTGGGGTGGAGTATACAAACAGCA
The sequence above is a segment of the Candida orthopsilosis Co 90-125, chromosome 8 draft sequence genome. Coding sequences within it:
- a CDS encoding Rpc37 protein (S. cerevisiae homolog RPC37 has DNA-directed RNA polymerase activity, has role in tRNA transcription from RNA polymerase III promoter and localizes to DNA-directed RNA polymerase III complex), with the translated sequence MSSLFVDDDEMVEERRGYRPSTTTIKEENDEDEVMSSYGANQEHTDYQTEQTANDDEDDDPIIESIPLVINQVPSPETQSLHLLQYPGRPKTRPLSNTPVSASIKPDSHYLDLKLPIDPTKFFNLRKVDEWGESIDKQSISGVLDPAEQGIYAAKVVNDGLERKIVLIPVDSTAQLRTSFKYIDDLDKETLQQRKLEAQQERHQERANVQILQTAAKHSTQNQDAHSHSLGDSLKSMKRFDEEEWKRLSWKTEDVSVESLKSQLRDGADGIQLKNETTYSEFIDHLYS
- a CDS encoding Asc1 40S ribosomal subunit (similar to G-beta subunits) is translated as MSDQEVLVLRGTLEGHNGWVTSLATTPVHPDLLLSGSRDKTLIKWKLTGGEDNQYGVPQKSFKGHSHIVQDVTISADGAYALSASWDKTLRLWDLESGKTTRFVGHKGDVLSVSIAKNSRQIVSASRDKTVKVWNTIGECMATLTGHNDWVSAVRISPSGNNSLVISASWDKTVKSWDLTDYSTNADFIGHTGYISCITLSPDGSLCASAGKDGVIILWDLNSNKTLYTLDAKAEVHALAFSPNRYWLAAATTTGIKIFKLQERSLLDELKPEFAIGANAKDPEAISLAWSADGQNLFAGYTDNLIRVWQVMTPSA
- a CDS encoding Dcs1 protein (S. cerevisiae homolog DCS1 has m7G(5')pppN diphosphatase activity and has role in deadenylation-dependent decapping of nuclear-transcribed mRNA, nuclear-transcribed mRNA catabolic process, deadenylation-independent decay), which codes for MSDLNKLVQQFQFERLLKSDTQSKTVAILGRILDERAILIIEKSVFNVDSINSSNGISHLIDTVSTINSNDVYNWGKALLNQDLQQLPAAKVNLIYPATETHIRKYDNQGLHYVRETPEMYQKYVIPYMEKMKGDRLQWVYNILFHGKESESVIYHDHSDEGFVLLPDMKWDKVNLENLYLCCIVNKKDISSLRDLNGSHINWLKRIQDKVKSVAFETYDIAQDQLKVFVHYHPSYYHFHLHIVNVHHPGLGDGIAIGKAVLLDDIIDNLVLAYDYYEKKTIGFVLGENHGLWQIEGYRREHESK
- a CDS encoding Mdm12 protein (S. cerevisiae homolog MDM12 has role in phospholipid transport, protein import into mitochondrial outer membrane and localizes to ERMES); amino-acid sequence: MSFDINWDKLRSDAEISNSIKEFLHEQLQNLTLPSYISNLQVVEFSLGDIPPEITIRHIGDPFPDFYNAEDDDVSKEEEEFPFPNDQQKGSESDDEEDEEYDDDNTQDKLSTIAEGISMLDVSDEQYTSQHPTQISNSGTFCPPALNRSKESFQSVLHPYGMSGILGSANATGGGTGTETPTHILNPNILSSRVIPKISSKSETKNQSKAGVNDIQFIVEINYKGDMHIDLLVTLLVNYPSPKFISLPIKLHVTDLVIHSIATIAYLNNSVYLSFLCDVNDDFDGLGSNASTPGGNIVDYYFHDQHNKERIDIIKKIKIESEIGEVENNVLRNVGKVEKFLMEQLRGILRDEIAWPSWICIDMSDNEDYESL
- a CDS encoding Dbp7 ATP-dependent DEAD-box RNA helicase, giving the protein MSDDDGLLLNFAIPDASDSSTTPVTKNFKVKGGRWKDRRKLQLSLQGRTKEKKVKGVNSIGIEKPRLPKRKPDEDTRPKANESVPSEFKRAKFPETKGQSGGKNNSYVSSLFTNNETAVQTVTETKPGNEEKTYLPSNAPVKGATTFLGLGINEKLSIHLTEHQRFKYPTKIQKLVVPNLLTTQRDLFVKAQTGSGKTMAFILPIFHKLMMENKHKITRDSGVFAIILTPTRELANQIYSVLESLTRCYHTLVPGIVIGGEKKKSEKARLRKGVNILVATPGRLADHLENTKSLDISQLRYLVLDEGDKLVELGFEETISKITRIIDQSSKIAETVDKWQGLPTRRINMLCSATLQNNVKQLGSIILQDPEMISVDREVEGTILFDDDVDGEATGNSNEHESFAPDQLIQDVLIVPPKLRLVTLDACLVNIAKKIEQNNAPSRSMVFYSCSDSVNYHFDVFTRDGKKLKKVKDDETGEVRTILVSPEDSTDENDVDDSELTAPIIHDNTTIYKLHGSLSQQIRTSILQQFIKDDSRFPHKVLFCTDVASRGLDLPKIANVIEYDAPFTIDDHLHRIGRSARVGNKGEATLFLLPGLEEGYIDAKLKVVHPREENLRITNYEKVLQQAFSEKNATGKNKHDKLGNWDIHATTWHLEVERWLLEDSAALSKASLAFTSHIRAYATHLSQERNFFNVKLLHLGHLAKSFGLRETPKNLGKKSGKNSDKHLEGIDGGSRRVKKEDPRKKMLRMAKLAVKSNNEFNY